The window ttaaatgaaatttgatactctcatttattaaaaaagaaagtgCTTGAGCTATTTCtacactgtttttttttttttttaaaactatttcaAGACAGCATTATAGATAATTCCGTACGTCTAAAGTTGGAACCTGAAATATCTCTGAGCTATTAGTGAATATTCCCTTTTGAAGCGCTATATTCATGAACCTTGTcgaattaaataaatatatatcaagTTATTATCCGTATTATAGAGTTTTAACCAAATTGCACCTTTATCCTCTATTCTCCACACAAGGATAGACTTCTAACATCTGCTAATGTCTTTCTTGTACATCACCAGCTAAATACAACAATGTCATGAAACATAAATCACATTCATTTGCAGCGTCTAAAGGCTGAGGGCAAAAAAGAGCATTAATACTCTAAGAACACAAAAGATAATCAATTAATTCCAGTGTCAGCCATTGCTCTAATGTActtaaaaaagacaaaaaaaaaaaaaaaaagagagcaaaattaatcaaatgaaAACTAAGGCCTAGCTGAGACTGAAGAACATGGAATTGATTTAGGGTAACTAAGCACATAATGTTAGGAGCAAGAAGCATATCCACTAGAATTTCCCAAGTCACTTGcatttgcatcttcttcttctgctgGCTCATTCAGATCAAATTGCAAACCTTTTCTGACCAATGGGCGAGGTTCTTCTGCTTCTGGAGAAGCAACTTGGCTTGATAAACCTTGCCAATGGCACCTCTTGTGACCcccaagtgcttgaccggaagGGAAAGTTTTCTTGCAGAGTGTGCATTCATGAATATTTTCTGCAAACTTTGAAGCATCTACCcgtttaatttcatcattttcagcaGCAGTTTGGGAGACAGGTTTAGCACGATTTCCGTGTCCAGAAGGAAACGGAGAAGATCCATTAGCAGTGTTCTGAACCGTTGCCTTGAACTTGTTGTGACTTGACCTATGACCCCCAAGAGCTTGGTGAGACGAGAAAGTCTTGTCACAAGTGCTGCACCTAAATTTTTCTGGGGTACTCTCCTCACCATCCAGCTTCTGATTTAGAGGGGTAAGTTCCCCTTCTGTTTCTGAATTCTTGGGTGTTGTCTTTGGCCCCCTTCTCTTGTTCTTGACCCCCACATTTCCCTTCTTACAATCATTGTAGAAACAATGATTTTGCTGCCCAACTTCCATCTTATCCAATTCATGACCTGAGAAATAATTGCTCCTACCATGTATTTTACCTATTACAGTTTGCCTGGATTGACTACTTGATGATATTTCAATACCCGATTCAGGCTTCATTGGATCTTTTCTTTTACCTTTGTCCAATAGTCCATCGAGGGTTTCTTCAGAATCTGTGGCTATTTCACTAAATTGTCGTTTCTTCACAGGATAATCCCTTCTAACTCTAGCTGGATGGACTTGATCATCAACCCTTTTCTTCTTCAAGCCAGAAGCACCATTCCTAGCCTCCTTGATTTGACCTCTCCTGGTCGAGGAACCATCGTGTATGATCTGCTTATGAGCTAGGCTTATGAGCTGATCTACAGCATCAAGTATCTTCTGCTCTTCTTCCTCAGAATAAGTATCCAGAAGAACTCTAGGGCATTCACCGCCTCGCTTGCCCTTCACCGACCAGCTGCTCATAGACCTGGTTAAATCAACCACTTCTGCAACTGTGGAAATAGCTACGTTATCAGCCACCGCATCAACATGATAATCAGCGTGATTATCAGTGTCCAAGGACtcgtcttcttcctcctcctcctcctcctcatcatcatcaagaTTAGAAAAACATTGAGGATGGTCATGAGGGATCTTTCCTTGTTCTTTAGGAGGCTCCATGCCCCTCCACTCCCTATCAGGATGGCATCTCATATGTCCAAACAAAGACTTCCTTGATGGAAAATCTTTTCCACAGATTGCGCAAATAGTTTCTCTTGCAGCAGCATCTGAACTAGATCCATCTCTCTTAAACTTGATGGACTTATAGAATTTTAGCTTCTTGAGGTTCTCTCTAGCCTGAACATGAGCACTGCTCATATGACCTCCAAGAGCCTTCCCAGAGCTAAAACCTTTGTTGCATTCATGGCAGAAGTGGCTCTTCTTAACAGGGCTAACTACCACCTCAGCcccctcttcagtttcttcggCGCCTTTCGGAAATTTCAGCTTCACTAGTAGCTTTCCATCAATGGAAACGGGATTAGTCTTTGATTGATGATGATTATTCTCTCCCTCCACTGATCCGGattgcttttcttttccaagATTACTGTTTTTATTTTCCTCCATCGGTGAAGATTAGCAGAAGGGGAGAAGAAAATCTTGAAAAGATATTGTAGATGATTATAGTGAGATCTTGGGAGCTATCTGTATATAAGCTAGAGGTAATAGTTTGAGAGTGACAGATCAGAGGCCACTTTGAGATAAACCCTAAAGAAAGACAAAAGGGACAGTGGTTTTAGATTGACAGAAGGGCACTGCCGCAATTAAAAGGTGAGTTTTGGCAAGcctaaaatcagaaaataaaaataaaagagattCATTCGCGGTGCTTCTAACTTATCTAACATGGAAACGATAGGTGGGAAGGATGTAGCTAAATACGAACGCAGGAAGAAGGGAACTTGCTTGAAATTTTAGCTAGCATGTACACATTataatacacacacatacatgtGTGTGTTTATATAGCTAAGTACGAACCGAGAAAGAAGGGAACCTGCTTGCATATTTAGCCAGCATGTACACATTCTAATACACAAACTGTGtataaatacatatatacatatactatACATATGCATGCATATATacatattcatatatatatatatatatatatatatatatatatatatatctatctatctatatGCATATAATATGTGTGCATTTATGTCTGTATGTATTTGAAGAGATGTTTTCACCTTTGGCAAATCTTGAAGCTTCCTACTCTCAATCCTTTCTTCAtataattttgaattattttatgtaaaaTAAATCTCTATAAACATTTTAAATGGATACTAAATACTTAGCATTCATTACTTCTTACAATTTATCTAAAATGTGATGATTCAATAAACTAATAGACtacttaaaattaaaaattttgaaaagcagACAAGGAAAGATTCACTTGCCTGCTATTACAATAATGTTGATAATTCTGTAGAACGGATTTCATACTTTAGGATGTAAAGTgt is drawn from Coffea arabica cultivar ET-39 chromosome 1c, Coffea Arabica ET-39 HiFi, whole genome shotgun sequence and contains these coding sequences:
- the LOC113740720 gene encoding uncharacterized protein; its protein translation is MEENKNSNLGKEKQSGSVEGENNHHQSKTNPVSIDGKLLVKLKFPKGAEETEEGAEVVVSPVKKSHFCHECNKGFSSGKALGGHMSSAHVQARENLKKLKFYKSIKFKRDGSSSDAAARETICAICGKDFPSRKSLFGHMRCHPDREWRGMEPPKEQGKIPHDHPQCFSNLDDDEEEEEEEEDESLDTDNHADYHVDAVADNVAISTVAEVVDLTRSMSSWSVKGKRGGECPRVLLDTYSEEEEQKILDAVDQLISLAHKQIIHDGSSTRRGQIKEARNGASGLKKKRVDDQVHPARVRRDYPVKKRQFSEIATDSEETLDGLLDKGKRKDPMKPESGIEISSSSQSRQTVIGKIHGRSNYFSGHELDKMEVGQQNHCFYNDCKKGNVGVKNKRRGPKTTPKNSETEGELTPLNQKLDGEESTPEKFRCSTCDKTFSSHQALGGHRSSHNKFKATVQNTANGSSPFPSGHGNRAKPVSQTAAENDEIKRVDASKFAENIHECTLCKKTFPSGQALGGHKRCHWQGLSSQVASPEAEEPRPLVRKGLQFDLNEPAEEEDANASDLGNSSGYASCS